Within the Eucalyptus grandis isolate ANBG69807.140 chromosome 1, ASM1654582v1, whole genome shotgun sequence genome, the region TGCCTTCCCACAATCAATCCTACGATAACCATTCACCACTAAAGTAAACATAAGCAATCGAGAGTCGACTAACCAAACTGCTGATTAGGATATGTTTTATTCGCTCATAGACTCTAAAATATCAGGGAAAACATAAGATAGCTTATGTATAGGATCCATCAATTTCTCTGAAGTACAGGATGATTTGAACGCTAAAGTTGTTCCAGACTTGCATGTGCAGTCAGCAAAATTGGTAAGCATGTACTAGCTACTCTTATACAATCTAGCTTACTCTATGTCGTTATATCTCATTAAAAgaattaactaataaaaaaagGGCTATGGAGCACCTATTATGAGATCGGAGGACGTGTCTTCAAGAATCAAGCATAATGGGCGTTGCGCAATATAAAGGGATTTATGTCACTTGCCAATCTACACTCTGCACTCACTGAACTCCTAGAGATATTTTTCAACTAAAGCACGGATTGTTCGAACCGGAAGACTTTAACATTCTACAAGATaggcaaaagatgaaaaaacatCAGGGAAAGATGATAAGGTTACTACAGTTGAAGAGAGAACATCTCAGGGAGAATCACTggatttatcccaaaatcaCATGATGCAAGGTCAATATCTAGAATCATTGGTTCCATCCAACCCCGAAAGAAAATTATCAGAGAACTCTGCTTCGGATGATCCGCTGGCAAAGTATTGCGGAAGGTGAACGGAGTAACAACGTCAAATGTTATACATTCAAACATAAGTCGGCCTTTgttttttgaaacaaaacatGCCTTTCTTTCCAAGTAAGACTCATGGACGCCAAGGGAAGTAAGCCATCGACTCATCTGAATCGACTAACGCACCCAACATTTCAACTTCGACGATCCAGCAATCAGACGGAACCACCAGACAAGTCCCCAAGAAGAACTAAGAGAATTGGCAATCCAAAAATTCATGGGAACAAGATTTATCTGAGGAAAGTCTAATTATTTTATCCGTTAATGAACGAATACAACCCATTGCAATATTTCTACCATCGGAAAATCGTGACAACAAGCGAAGTACAAAACTATCAAAATCTccgaaagaacaaaaagaactgACAACTAGTCCTCCTTGTCCTTGTCTTCTTTCTCAAGATGTGTTTCGCCGGTTTTGGATCTCACAACAAAATATCTTTACTAACTATTATCtttggtttttatttaaaaagagtTAGGTTTTGGGCTAGTTTTGGACAGAAAGGTCAAATGCAATgacacatatacatatattttgATTCCAATGAAATCATTCAATACGAATCTAGAATCAACAATATCGAATTTAGACTTCACCAGAATTAATCAATGGCTCAACTCCAACATGCTATTGAGAGTCAATTATGACTAGGTAGATTAGTGAACATAAAGTTAGAATCTAATCAACGATGCTGACCGATGGAAACAATATTGGGAGAGCACTGCTCCTAGGTGGGTATGAGGACACAATGCCAGAACCTAATCGACGACGCTGAATGATGCAAACAACATGGGGAAGGCACTGTCTTTAAATGGGCATGACACAATGCTGGAACTTAATTGACGACGCTAGATGGtgggaacaaaaatattttgagcaaaaattattATCAGGTACAAAAATGTCACCAAATTCACCCTTAGTTTCAAGTTGATGTAGACTATAGGTTGACTACTTGAGGTGTATTTGTAGACTTGAAATTTCAACTTGCAAGTTGTCTTTTTGTATGTTACTGCTGGAAGTTCCTTAATGACTTCAAGATTCCCACAGCAAATATTAACCGACTTCCCTTGCTCCTGCCTGTTGCATTTCTTTGTTCCCGACTTGGCAAATTATTTCTGCCAACTCTCTCCTTGGTAAGCATACTTCCTCCCTAAGCATGTGTAGGCTAGTCTGTTCAAGGACTTCCCAAAAATGGATCACCTTTTagcactttctttctttcatttttctctctcttttcgttTTTGCCAAGCTAGCTTTCACAGATTGTTTGGATATAAGAACCCCCTGGTATAGTCCTCAACTTCAAGACAAGGGGATTGGTGGGTTAGAAAGATGGGGATGGATTATTACAAAATGTTGGGGGTGGATAGGAGCGTCAAAGACGACCACTTGAAGAAGGCCTACAGAAAGATCTCCGAGGCTTATGAGGTGACAACCGTTATTCTTGCAATAATCGCCGTTCTTGTTTTTTTGACTTGTTTCGTTTCCAGCAAGTTCTTTTTCCCCCTATCTGATTGgtagattcttttttatttttgtcggcATTAGTCGAGAGCTCTGATGTTTTTGGATGATACTGATTTGAAGTTAATCTTGTATGCTTCTCTGTTGGGATTGATTGAAGTTGGAATTTGAAGTTTCTCTCTAAGCGAATTTCGTTCTAGATTGAAAATCTGACGGTATAATTcatgcatctagacaattggTGTCGTTGCTTTTGATGCTTTTGCACGTTAATGACCGTTCTGAGCTCGTGATGAATGGTAGTGTTGTTTCAATTGAATTGCTTGTAGGTCCTCAGTGACCCCTTGAAGAGAGCAGTGTATGATCAGTATGGCGAGGAGGGTTTAAAGGGTCTAAAGGGTCGAGTGCCGCCACCTAATGCCAGTGCCCCTGGCGGTGCTACCCATTTCTCGACAGGAGAGGAGCCAACGTTGTTCAACCCCCAAAACGTGGACGATCTTGTTGAGTATTTTGAGTTTGTGAACTCCCTCGGCGGCATGAGAGGGATGGCTGGCGGCAGCGGGGGTCAAATTAGAGGGTCAAGGTCCTACAGTATTTCTCCTGGGGACGATATCTTCATCTCCTTATTCCAACAAGCAGCTCCCAGGAAAGCTCCTCCTGTTCAGAACAGGTTGCCCGGCAGTCTAGAAGACCTCTATAGAGGGACTAccaagaagatgaagatctcCAGGGAGATTGCTGACACGAGCGGGTAAGTCGGAGAGGCTATCTCATTTCAAGAAATTACTTGTTGGTTTGTCAAATActgtatttttctttgttcatcAGAAATTATACGACTTTTGGGTCAGCATTGGGTGAGAGAATATAACTGAAAGATGGAAACGATTTTAGGAATGCATCAAATGTCTAGTGCTGCTCGTTCGTCTTTTCGGATAGAACTAAGAACTAGACAACGGGTTCAATAAGAAAAGCATCGATAACGGACACAATTTTGTGCCAGTGCCCTTGTTAGCCTCATGCCCTTGAGGTACCTCAAATTTCTGTGGTTGTGTCCTTGGTTAGCctactttttccttcttcctagCTGAGACAATGCAGCTTGGTGCAACCCACAAATGAAATATTACTGTAATTGGTTTATGCGCCTTCTGTAGATAGTTCATGTTTTCTATGCCACTGCACAGAGTTGTATTTACTAGTTAAGCGCTTTGCCATGGATATGTAGACTGGACGTGTAGGTTTCGGTGTTTACCGGTCATCATTTGGCATGGAGCCGCAATCTCTAGTTGTCGATGAACTTTCTGCTGTGGATTGGTATTGGAAATGCGGCCAATATGATTCCATATAGTTGAGAACTAGTTAAATAGGCGTCAGTAGCGAGAGATAGTCCATGCCCTTACGAATGAACATATTCGTGAAAAGAATAAAACGGCATGTTCTTATTGCCACTCCTAACTTTCTATAGGGATAGCTGTATTTTCTAagaaaagttaccaaaaaaaaaaatcataaatctattgtaattgtgctaatttaatcataaacttattattggccaattgagtcataaacattttgtaattatatcaatttagaaaaaccggccaaatttggctagtGGGGACTAGCTATTGGGCCGATTGACATAGacaattatttaataatatatatttttgaattatttatttattcttttctttttccttcttcctctttcctctttcctcAAGCCGGTCGCCGGATTGAGTCGAGCTTGCCGTCGTTGGGCCAATCGCCAAATTGGCCAAAGgaaaaaggatgaagaagggagaaaaaaaaagaggaagaaagaaaagaaaagaatattaaaatattgtccaCATTAGTGCCAAAGGCTAAATTTGGCCagatgaactgaattgatacaattgtaatggatttaattttttttttttgataattctccagTATTTTCTGCAATTATATGATGCAAATATGGCACGTTATTCGCAAACAAGAAAATTTGCCTTTGTTGATTGTTTCGATATATTTGCATATCCCGAATAAATCGGAATTTGTGTATCCCGAATAAATCGGAATTTGTGCGAGGGGAGTTACCGACAAGATTTGTGCATGCTCTGCAGGAGGATTTCTTTGGGAATGTTTGCAAGAAAGTATTGCTGTCTTGTTTCCTCTGCTAGAGGCTTATACTCCATGTTAGAGTAACTGGGACCATGATCTAAACTTGCAAGAGTATCACATCACGTGTTGAGTCTATATGGAAAGATTTATGCGACACGTTCAGCTTCGAATAGGCGTTGTTGCATGAGTACTCTtgctttcaaaaattaatttcttctgAGGTTTTTAAATGCAGATCATGTTGTGATGTTGGAAACGTGTGAAGTTTATGAGAACCCCGTATAATGATTTTTTCAGGGTGGCCTTTCATTCTGTGAA harbors:
- the LOC104440986 gene encoding dnaJ homolog subfamily B member 1, translated to MGMDYYKMLGVDRSVKDDHLKKAYRKISEAYEVLSDPLKRAVYDQYGEEGLKGLKGRVPPPNASAPGGATHFSTGEEPTLFNPQNVDDLVEYFEFVNSLGGMRGMAGGSGGQIRGSRSYSISPGDDIFISLFQQAAPRKAPPVQNRLPGSLEDLYRGTTKKMKISREIADTSGRTMQVEEILTIDIKPGWKTGTKITFPEKGNKQPNVIPADLVFIIDEKPHNVFTRDGNDLIVTKHISMVEGLTGLTVYLTTLDGRNLTIPINSVIHPNYEEVVPREGMPLQKDLTKKGNLRIKFNIKFLKRLTSDQKAGIKKLLGAREVVDVQRS